From one Rosa rugosa chromosome 4, drRosRugo1.1, whole genome shotgun sequence genomic stretch:
- the LOC133741855 gene encoding amino acid permease 6-like, which produces MAEFQKPSMYIDHNPSTIENGDFRKNVDDDGRPKRTGTWVTASAHIITAVIGSGVLSLAWAIAQLGWVAGPVVLMLFSFITYFTSTLLADSYRSPDPVSGKRNYTYMDVVRANLGGRKVQLCGLAQYGNLIGVTIGYTITASISMVAVKRSNCFHKHGHHVKCHTSNNPFMIIFACFQILLSQIPNFHKLSWLSILAAVMSFAYSSIGLGLSVAKVIEGPPARTALTGVTVGVDVSGSEKVWTTFQAIGDIAFAYAYSTVLVEIQDTLGSPPAENKSMKRATSVGITTTTVFYVLCGCVGYAAFGNDAPGNFLTGFGFYEPFWLVDIANICIAIHLIGAYQVFCQPIYGFVESQCAKRWPESKFINNEHAINIPCCGVYYFNSFRLVWRTAYVVMTAILAMLFPFFNDFLGLLGAASFWPLTVYFPIEMYIARTKMPKFSFTWTWMKILSWICLVISLVAAAASIQGLATDVKKYKPFQTEQ; this is translated from the exons ATGGCTGAGTTTCAGAAGCCTAGCATGTACATAGACCACAACCCCTCGACCATTGAAAACGGCGATTTCCGCAAGAACGTGGACGACGATGGTCGCCCTAAAAGAACTG GGACGTGGGTGACTGCTAGTGCACATATCATAACTGCTGTGATTGGTTCCGGTGTGCTATCTCTGGCATGGGCAATAGCCCAGTTGGGTTGGGTTGCCGGACCGGTTGTTCTCATGCTCTTCTCCTTCATCACTTACTTCACCTCCACCCTGCTCGCCGACTCTTACAGATCTCCGGACCCTGTCTCCGGCAAGAGAAACTACACCTACATGGATGTCGTACGAGCAAATCTAG GAGGCAGAAAAGTTCAGCTATGTGGGTTGGCTCAGTATGGTAATCTCATAGGTGTTACCATCGGTTACACAATCACTGCTTCCATCAGCATGGT GGCGGTGAAGAGGTCGAATTGTTTCCACAAACATGGTCATCATGTGAAGTGCCACACGTCGAATAACCCATTCATGATAATATTTGCTTGCTTCCAAATCTTGCTCAGCCAAATACCAAACTTCCATAAGCTCTCATGGCTCTCCATCCTCGCAGCCGTCATGTCGTTTGCCTACTCTTCCATTGGCCTCGGCCTCTCAGTAGCCAAAGTCATAG AAGGACCACCTGCAAGGACAGCCTTAACTGGAGTTACGGTGGGAGTGGACGTGTCTGGCTCTGAGAAAGTTTGGACGACATTCCAAGCCATTGGAGACATTGCTTTTGCCTATGCCTACTCTACCGTTCTTGTGGAGATACAG GACACATTGGGATCACCTCCGGCAGAAAACAAATCCATGAAGAGAGCAACTAGCGTTGGCATCACAACCACCACAGTGTTCTACGTCCTGTGCGGTTGCGTTGGTTATGCAGCATTCGGGAACGATGCACCAGGAAATTTCCTCACCGGGTTCGGATTCTACGAACCCTTTTGGCTAGTTGACATTGCCAACATCTGCATCGCCATCCACCTCATTGGTGCCTACCAA GTCTTCTGCCAGCCCATATACGGGTTTGTCGAAAGCCAGTGCGCCAAACGCTGGCCTGAAAGCAAGTTCATAAACAATGAGCACGCCATTAATATCCCTTGCTGCGGTGTATACTATTTCAACTCCTTCAGACTGGTGTGGAGGACTGCGTATGTGGTGATGACAGCAATCCTAGCCATGTTGTTTCCGTTTTTCAACGACTTCTTGGGTTTGCTCGGAGCAGCGTCGTTTTGGCCACTGACCGTCTACTTCCCAATAGAGATGTACATTGCGAGGACAAAAATGCCAAAGTTCTCATTCACCTGGACTTGGATGAAGATTTTGAGCTGGATTTGCTTGGTGATATCACTTGTTGCAGCAGCTGCATCAATTCAGGGTCTGGCAACAGATGTGAAGAAGTACAAGCCCTTCCAAACCGAGCAATAA